CCTTGGAATGGTTACAACTACGAAGATGCTATTGTAATGAGCGAAAAAATGATTCGTGAAGACGCATTTACTAGTGTTCATGTTTATGAAAAAGAAATAGAAGCTCGTGAATTAAAAGATGGCGTTGAAGAAATTACTCGTGATATTCCGAATGTAAAAGATGAAGATATAGCACATTTAGATGAAAGCGGTATTGTAAGAATCGGAACGCATGTAAAACCTGGTATGATTTTAGTAGGTAAAGTTTCTCCTAAAGGTGAAGTAAAACCAACTCCTGAAGAGAGATTATTAAGAGCGATTTTCGGAGAAAAAGCAGGTCATGTAGTTAATAAATCTTTATACGCAGGTGCTAGTGTTGAAGGCGTTGTAATTGATGTAAAAGTATTTACAAAAAAAGGTCATGAAAAAGATGCTCGTGCAAAAGCAGCTCAAGACGCTGAACGCTTAGTTTTAGAAAAAGACTATCATGATAGATTATTAATGATGGATAGAGAAGAAAATCTAAAGATTGCTAAATTATTAAAAGAAACTCCTTTAGAAAAAGCTGAAACTATAGGCGGAACATCTTATAAAAAAGGTGAAATCGTAAAAGAAGATGATTTATCTAATTTAAATCGTTTTGCTATTGGAAGTATTATTAAAGCTTATCCTAAAGATGTGCAAGCTTATTATGAGAATTTAAAAAATCATTTCCAAAATGAGAAAAAAGCTTTAAAACAAGAGCATGATGAAAAATTAGAAATATTAGAAAAAGATGATATTTTACAAAATGGTATAGTAAAACTTGTAAAAGTTTATATAGCAACTAAGCGTAAGTTAAAAGTTGGGGATAAAATGGCAGGTCGTCACGGAAATAAAGGTATAGTTTCTTGCATAGTTCCTGAAGTTGATATGCCTTATTTACCTGATGGAAGACCTGTTGATATTGTTTTAAATCCACTAGGTGTTCCAAGCCGTATGAATATAGGTCAAATTCTAGAAAGCCATTTAGGTTTAGTAGGACTTAGACTAGGAGAACAAATTCAAGAAATATTTGATGCAAAAAGAGCTGATTTTATTAAAGAATTACGCCAAAAAATGATTGATATTTGCGATATTTCAAGATTAATGGACGCTAAAGTTTATCTTAAAGATATGAGTGATGATGAGTTTATTCGCCACGCAAGAGATTGGAGTAAGGGCGTTAAATTTGGAGCTCCTGTATTTGAAGGTGTAACTGCAGAAGAATTTAAAAAGCTATTTGAAATGGCTAGAATAGATATGGATGGCAAAAGTGAGCTATACGATGGTCGCACAGGCGAAAAGATGAAAGAGCGTGTAAATGTGGGCGTTATGTATATGCTTAAACTTCACCACTTAGTAGATGAGAAAGTTCACGCAAGAAGTACAGGTCCATATAGCCTTGTTACACAACAACCTGTTGGTGGTAAAGCATTATTCGGAGGTCAAAGATTTGGAGAGATGGAAGTTTGGGCATTAGAAGCTTATGGTGCAGCACATACCTTAAGAGAAATGCTAACTATTAAATCTGATGATATTGATGGAAGATTTGCAGCGTATAAAGCACTTGCAAAAGGAGAAAATGTAACTTCAGCAGGAATTCCTGAGACATTTTTTGTTCTTACAAACGAGCTAAAATCTTTAGCTTTAGATGTTGAGATTTATAAAGAGGATAATGATGATGAATAAGAAATATAAAAAAATCCAACTTAACGAAGAAGAAAAACCAAGTCAATTTGATGCCATAGGGTTTAAAATAGCTAGCCCTGAGGCTATTCGTTCATGGTCATTTGGTGAAGTAAAAAAACCAGAAACTATAAACTATCGCACACTTAAGCCTGAAAGAGACGGCTTATTTTGTGCTAAGATTTTTGGGCCAATTAGAGATTATGAGTGCCTTTGCGGAAAATATAAAAAAATGCGTTTTAAAGGCGTTAAATGTGAAAAATGTGGAGTTGAAGTAACTACAAGTAAAGTTCGCCGCACTAGAATGGGTCATATTGAATTAGTTACTCCAGTGGCTCATACTTGGTATTCAAATGCAATACCTGCAAGAATTTCAACACTTTTAGATATTTCTACAAAAGATTTAAGCCGTGTTTTATACTATGAAGCATATATTGTAGAAGCTGTTGGAGATGCGCATACTGCAACTTATGATGATAATAAAAAAGTTACAAAATATAGCGTAATCAGCGAAGAACAATTCCAAGCTTTAAATGAAAGATATGAAGATACTGGCTTTAAAGCTAGAATGGGTGGAGAAGTAATTCATGATTTATTAGCTGAACTTGATTTAGTAGATATGGTAAGAGAATTAAAAGAAGCTTGCGAGCTAGCTCCAAAATCAAAAAAACCTGCAATTATTAAAAAATTAAAAATTGTAGAAAGCTTTTTAGCAAGTTCTCAAAGTGGAGAAGGAAATCGCCCTGAATGGATGATGATTACATGCTTACCTGTTTTACCACCTGATTTACGCCCATTAGTGTCTTTAGATGGTGGAAAATTTGCTGTTTCTGATGTGAATGATTTATATCGTCGTGTAATTAACAGAAACTCTCGTTTAAAAAGATTAATTGAACTTGATGCGCCTGAAATTATTATTAGAAACGAAAAAAGAATGCTTCAAGAAGCTGTTGATTCATTGTTTGATAACGCTAGAAAACAAACAGGAGCAGCTAAAGGTGCAAACAAAAGAACTCTAAAATCACTTACTGAAATCATCAAGGGTAAGCAAGGACGCTTTAGACAAAACCTACTTGGAAAGCGTGTTGACTTTTCAGGTCGTAGCGTAATTGTTGTTGGTCCAAAACTTAGAATGGATCAATGTGGCTTACCTAAACAAATGGCTTTAGAATTATTTAAACCACATTTATTAGCTAAACTTGAAGAAAAAGGTTATGCAACTACGGTTAAACAAGCTCATAAAATGATAGGCGAAAAGACTAACGAAGTATGGGAATGTTTAGAAGAAGTAGTAAAAGATCATCCTGTAATGCTAAACCGTGCACCAACTCTACACAAGCTTTCAATTCAAGCTTTCCATCCAGTGCTAGTTGAAGGTAAAGCTATTCAGTTACACCCTTTAGTTTGTGCTGCATTTAACGCTGACTTTGACGGCGACCAAATGGCTGTGCATGTTCCACTTAGCCAAGAAGCAATAGCAGAATGTAAGATATTAATGCTAAGCTCAATGAATATTTTATTACCTGCAAGTGGTAAGGCTATAACAGTTCCATCACAAGATATGGTTTTAGGTATTTATTATCTATCGCTTGAAAAAACAGATGCAAAAGGTGCTAATAAGATTTGCACTGGTGTTGATGAAGTATTAATGGCTATGCAAACAGGCTCACTTGATATTCATGCTACAATCAAATCAGTTGTAAATGGTAAGAGTATTAAAACTACTGCGGGTCGTTTAATTATCAAATCAATTTTACCTGATTTTGTTCCTGAAGAATTATGGAATAAGGTTTTAAAGAAAAAGGATATCGGAGCATTAGTTGATTATGTTTATAAAAATGGTGGCTTAGAAATTAGTGCAAGTTTCCTTGATAATCTTAAGAATTTAGGTTTTGAATACGCTACAAAAGCTGGTATTTCAATTTCTATTGCTGATATTATTGTTCCTGATGAAAAGAGTGATAATATAGAAAATGCAAAAGCAAAAGTAAGAGAAATCCAAAACTCATTTAACCAAGGTCTAATCACTGCTAGTGAGCGTTACAATAAAATTATTGATATTTGGAAAAATACTAATAATGAATTATCAAAAAATATGATTAATCTAATGAAAAACGATAAAGCAGGATTTAACTCAATTTATATGATGGCTGATTCAGGTGCTAGGGGTTCAACGGCTCAAATTTCACAGCTAGCAGCTATGCGTGGTCTTATGGCTAAACCTGATGGTTCTATTATTGAAACACCAATTACTTCAAACTTTAGAGAAGGGCTAAATGTTCTTGAATACTTTATCTCAACTCACGGAGCTAGAAAAGGTCTTGCCGATACAGCGCTTAAGACCGCAAGTGCAGGACACTTAACAAGAAAGCTAATTGATGTTGCTCAAAATGTGAAAATTACTATGAATGATTGTGGAACTCACGAAGGTATAGAAGTTAGTGAAATTACTGCTGATGGTGTTGTAGTTGAAAACTTACACGATAGAATTATAGGTAGGGTTTTAGCTGATGATGTTATTGATCCAATTAGCAATGAAGTATTATTTAATGAAGGCACATTAATTGATGAAGTAAAAGCAAAAAGTATTGTTCAAAGCAATATCAAATCAGTTACAATTAGAACTCCAATTACTTGTAAAGCTAAAAAAGGAATTTGTGCTAAGTGCTACGGAATTAGCCTTGCTGAAAGTAAGTTAGTTAAAACTGGTGAAGCTGTTGGTATTATTTCAGCTCAATCAATCGGTGAGCCAGGAACTCAGCTAACACTTAGAACTTTCCACAGCGGGGGAACTGCTACAACTGATATGCAAGATAGACAAGTAGAAGTTAAAAAAGAAGGTTTCATAAGATTTTATAATGTTCAAACTTATAAAAATAATGAAGGCAAACAAATTATCGCAAATCGTAGAAATGCAAATATCCTTTTAGTTGAGCCTAAGATTAAAGCTCCATTTGATGGAAGTATTTCATATATTAATGCGCACGATGATATAACTATAGTTGTAAAATCAGGTAAAAAAGAGCAAAAATATATTTTAAGAAAACACGATGTTGCAAAAATCAACGAATTAGCTGGTGTTAGCGGGAACTTATTAGGAAAGCTTTATTTACCTTATAAAGAAGGTGATAAAGTTGTTGAAAATGAAAGTATAGTTGAAGTTATTAAAGAAGACTATAACATTCCAAGACGTATTCCTTACGCATCAGAATTATTAATAGAAGATGGAGCACCAGTAGCTCAAGATATTAGAGCAAATGCGGTTGGTAAATTAAACTATTATATTCAAAAAAGTGATGGTTTAGAAAAAATTGAGCTTAAAAAAGGTCATATAGTTAATGAAAAAGGTTTATTTGTAATTATTTCAGATGGAAATGATAGAGAAGCTATTCGCCATTATGTTCCAAGAAAATCTAAAATAGAATTTGGAAGTAATGAAATAATTAAAAACGCTAATGATTTAATAGTTACAGATGCAAGTAATGAAAGCCATATAATAGCTCAATGGGACCCATATAATAACCCTATAATAGCTGAGAGTGATGGTGTTGTAAGCTTTGTAGATATTGAACCAGGCTTTAGTGTTGAAGAGCAAACTGATGAATTAACAGGAAATAGTTCTTTAGTAGTTAATGAATATTTACCTGCTAGTATGAAACCTGCTATTGTGATTACAAAAGATGATGGAAGCACAATCAGATATCAACTAGAATCAAAAACCGTTATTTATGTAAATAATAATGAAAAGGTAAAAGTAGCTCAAATTCTAGCTAAAACTCCAAAGGCGGCAACTAAGTCTAAGGATATTACGGGTGGTCTTCCAAGAGTTACTGAATTATTTGAAGTAAGAAAGGTTAAAAACCCTGCTACATTAGCTGAGATTGATGGAATTGTAAGACTAGGTCAAGCTAGCCGTATGCGTCAAGTTATTACTATAGAAGGTGCTGATGGCAATTTAGTTGAGCATACAATTGACCGCCATAGCCAAATCCAAGTAAGAGATGGTGAGATGGTTCATGCAGGTGAGCGTTTAACTGATGGAACAATTACAAGTAATGATATTTTAAGAATATTAGGCGAGAAAGCATTGCACCATTATTTAATTAGCGAAATTCAGCAAGTTTATAGCGGACAAGGCGTTGCAATTAGTGATAAACATATAGAAATTATTATTTCACAAATGTTAAGACAAGTAACCATTATAGATAGTGGAGATACTAAGTTTATAGTAGGCGATGTAGTAAGTAAGCGTAGATTTGCTGAAGAAAACGAAGCTGTTATGAAATTTGGTGGAAGTCCAGCTATTGCAGAACCACGCTTAACGGGTGTTACTCGTGCGTCAGTTAGCAGTGATAGTATTATCTCGGCTGCTTCGTTCCAAGAAACTACTAAGGTATTAACTGAAGCTAGTGTAACTGGTAAAGTAGATTATTTAGAAGACTTAAAAGAAAACGTTGTTTTAGGTAGAATGATACCTGTTGGAACGGGACTTTATTCAAGAGCAAAATTACAAATTCATAAAAACGACTAATTATAAGGGGATATAATCCCCTTATTTATTATTAATATCACAATACATTTATAATTTTTAACTACATTTTTTAGCTTTCAAATCTTGTTTTAAATTCTTTAAAATTAGTAGAATTTAAATAAATGCTTTAGATATTTTTTATTGATATTTTTCATATTATATATTTTAATTTAAAGGTATTTAAAAAATACAATGATTTTAAAATATAAAAATAGTATTATTTTAAAATATTATAAAAAGTGGGGTAAAAATGGCTTTTGAAAATGTAGTAATCACAAAAGAACTTGATGAAAAATATAAATTATCTAAAATCTTTAACATTTACAATAGAAGGTATAAAACTATTCCAGAAAGAAAAAAGTTTTTATTTGATAGTGATAAAGAGTGTTTTTTGCTTGAATGCTATCATTATGAAGACCCAGAGTTTGATCATGCTTATCTTAGCAAGGCTGTGTATATTATGTGGTATCAAAATACCTTTATAGAGCTTGTGATAGATTATAATTTGCACGAGATGATTGGAAACGAGATGTATGATTATATCTATGAGATTTTAGACATAAAAGTGCTTGATTCTACTATTAAAGATAACAAAGAAGGCTTTAATGTAATAGGGTATGATTATATATGTAGAGTTTTAGACATTAAAGATAAATCACCACTTAGCAAAGATGAAATCTTTAGCGTAGTAAAAGATGCTTTGTTAGCTTGTAAAGGCTACGGAGGAAAAGTATATATTTTAGATGAGATAACTAAACAAAAGTTAGAACAAACAAAACTATCATTAGATGAGGCAAACGAGATTTTGGATATTGCTGATGATACAGGATATTTTGATTATATAGCAAAGCATTTAGATTTAAGATATCTTGGAATTTTTAATAAATACACCGTTTTTTGCGAAGGGGTAAATGATATAAAAGATACAAGAAGTATTGATAAAACTATTGCTTTAAAGTTTTTGGATATTGATACAAATACAAGCTTGAAAAACGCTTTTATAAGGGTTTTTGATATAGACGAGCAAAGCTTATTAAAAACCTTAAAAAGCGATATGTTTAAGTGTGTTGATATTTATAATATATTTAGCTCTCGCTTAAACAAAGAATTACATGATACAAAAGAATATAAAGCTTATGTGGAATTTGAAATTATGTATAAGACTCTTTTAAAGCGTTTTGCACGAGAGACATCAGGTGCGGTGCGTGTGATAGTAAGCGATAATCCTAGTCATAGTTTTGTTCATGCTACTTGTAAAGAGATTATGAAAAATGAAAATATAACTATGATAAATGATATACCAAAGAAGTTTTATCATGATTGTGCATGGTATTATGAGGATTTGCTTGATGCTTTTAGACGCGAGAAGGAATTTTTCAAAGAACATGTAAAAGAAACAGAACTACTTCTAAAACAATTGTCAATATATAAAAAATACGGCGTGCGCGATTTTAATATTTTTAGATTTTTTTATAAATACTATGATAAAGCTTTTAGATTTTTTAACAAATACTACAATCCTTTTATGAAAGTTGTTATATTTGGTTTGCAGTTAGCTTGTGTTTATTTTGTTATTAGATTAGTTATTGTTTTGCTTAAGATTTTTGGTTTGATTTAGTGTAATAAAGAATGTATTATTACTAAATTAACTTTATTTTAAAGGTAAGATATGAATGAGTTTTTAATATATCTAACATATTTTTTAGATAATTTACATGATTTAGCTAGTGGAATTATTAGTATTTTAATTCCTATACCATATGCAAGTTTTATTACTTACCCTATTGTTTTTACTCTTACTTTATTTATAGGTTTAAAGCTCTATCCTAGATTTATAATAGCTTTATATATTTTATTTTTATATTTGGTTATAAGAATTGGGCTTATTGATAGAGATGCCGGTGGGTGGTTTGTAGTTTTACAACTATTGCTACCAATTATATTTTCACTATTAATTTGGTGGTTTTATAAGTTAATAATGAAACAAAATCAAAAATTTATTAAAGTTATCTTTTATTTTTTCTCATTTTTAATGATTGCTTTTCACGGAATATTATTCATAAGTCATTTTAATTTACAGCAAAGTCCAAAGCACGAAGTAACAGAACTTAAAAAACCAAATACCTTATTATTAAGCACAATTAAAAAGCAAAACTATACGATAGATGGTAAGTTTTTTAAAAGTGTAAATTTAATAGTTGATAAAGAAGTGCAATTATATGAAAATTATAAAAAATATGAAAAAATTTTTGAAGAAGAAGCTTCAGAATTACCAACTAGACTTAGCAAAGATAAACTAATAAATTATGATATTTATGGTTATTATAAACCTTGTAGTTATGCAATAACAAATTTAAATAATTTGAGTTTAGAACTTAGCCCTAATCTTAATAGAATTTATGATTCTTTTACTAGGTTATTTATTGATAACTATTATCTTAGTTTAGGTAATTATTATAGAAGAGGTAGTTGCTCTAATGATGTTTATACAAATTATTTAAATAAATTAAAAGAAGAATTAAAATGAGTTGTAGTTTAGAATACTCATTTTTATTTTTAATATAATTATTTGAATTAATTTTTCATAATTAAATATATTAAATAAAATATTTTGATATTAATTATAAGTTAAAAATAAAATTAATAAAGTTTTATAAATATTAGTTTGATAATATTTTTTACTATTTTTAACCAATAACTACAAAATATTATTTTTCATATTGATATTTTTTTTATTTTTTATATAATAATAATCTAATTTTAACTCAAGGAGAAACAATGAAAATTAAAATTTCACTACTTACATCGGTGTTGTTGGGGGGGGTATTAACATTTAGTGCTTGCTCTTTTTCTACAGGAGGACAAGGCGATTTAGATTCAAAACTTAGCAATCTATACAATATTCAAGCAAACAAAGATAGCGTTTGCAAATACAACGAAGTTACAAAAGACCCTATATATAACGGAAGTGCAGAAGGTATTAAATTATTATATTGTGGTGATTATACAAATTCTTATACATCTTTTAATGCAGCTGTAAATGGCTTTAATGATTCTGGTATACTTGATTACAAAGGTTTATTTTATGAATTACCGATTTTAAGAACTTATCAAGGAATAGACCAATTATTATCAACAAGTGTTTTATTTGATAAAGAAGCAGTAGAAGGTAGTAATAATTCTATTTTTGAATCAGCTAATAGATTGTTTAGATTAGCTGGTGATGAACAAGAAAAAATTGAAGAAAAATATAAAAAAGAAATCGTAAAAGCAGCAAAAGATATGGGCGGCGAAGATGGTTTTTTATTTAAAATTATTCAAAATTTAGCAAATAGTGCTATTAAGGACAATACAAGTGAATTAATGGGTATGAATTGCAAAAACGATAAAAAATCAGAAGATATTTTTATAGATGATGATTGCAAAATTCTTCAAGCAGAGCAAGGATTTATTAATACTTATGTTGAATTTATGGAATTTGTAGGTGGAATTTTAGAAGGTGGCGAAGAAGTTGATGAAGTTAGAAATAAATTATTAAAAATCAAAGAGAAAAATGTTGATAATAAAGTATTAGCAAGTGTTTTTGATAAAATTTATGGTGATAACAAATCTGATACAAATAATGTATTTGTAGTATATGAAAACGGGGAATCAAAAGGTTTAGAAGATTATGAAATCAGTTTTCCTATTCCAGCTGACTTAAACCATTTAAAAGATAATGCTGTTAAATTAGCAGTTACTTATGCAGCTTTAAATATTAATACAAAATTAGATGATGATATTATCAAAGCTATTGGTGGGCTTACCGATGCTCGTGGGGTATTTCCAAAATTAACTGATAGCAAATCATCTTATGAGTATTTAGAAGTAAGCAACAATAAAAATAAAGAAAATACAAAACAATTAGCCGATATGGATAAAATAATTACTAAAGATTACAATAGTAATTTAACTGTTACAATGATAAAAGCTATTTTTGATGCAGCTGTTAAAACTTCTTTAAATGCTAGTGCAGCTAATAAAAGTCCATTATTAGGATTTGCAGCAAATAAAGCCACTGAAGCTGTTAATCATAGTGATTTAAGACGCGTTGTGGGACTTCCAAAAGATTATCAATTAACAATACTTGATAATACAGGAGATATTAAAATCACAGATAATAAAGGAAATGAAATATTTTCAAAATCTAATTTAGATAAAGATAAAAACTACTTAATTTATGTTAAATCTCCAAAAATAGGCACAAATTATATAAAAGTAATTGAAGGTAAAAAAGTAACACAAGTAAATGTAGGGGAGAATTAATAATGAAAAAATATTCAATTTTATTAGCTGGATTATTATTTAGTGCTTGTGTAAGTAATCAAAATTCTCCTGCAAATACAAATAATACTATAGGAGCATTAGATAAATGCCCTAATGTAACTTATGCAAATGCTAAAGACTTAAAATATTTAGGTTGTGAGTTAGTAAAGAGTAAAAAAGGTAATCGTGAAGTTGTGAATTTAAAACTAACAAGTCAAACTAAAAGCCAAAAGGCTTATAAGGTAAAAATTACTTGGGAAGATACAAATGGTATGACAACAGATGCGTTTAGCGAAAGATTAACTACTGATTATTTAGAAGTATCAAATCATGATACAAAAAATTTATTATATTTAGCTCCAACCGATGATTCTGTAAATTATAAAGTATTGATTACCGGAATTAGTGAAATACCTAAAGGTGCTTTATATGATAGTAAGCATTCAAAAATTGGCTCAAATGATTTTTCTTTAACAACCGATAAACTTGTAAAACAAATGTATTACGCAAAAGTTAGAAGTGATAAGTTTTTAAATTGCGGAGATTACCCGTGCAATTTAATGGTAGAAAGAATTAAAAACAATACAAGACAAAACTTTAGCCCTAAAATTATAAAAGAAGAATTAGTAAATGCTATCAATGATTATCAATTAGCAAATTATATTGATAGTGTATCGGGTGATGGTAGCACGAGTAATTCTTATGCGATAGCTAAATCTCTTGAAGGAAATGAAGATTTTGACCAAGATAAAATTGTTCAATCAGGACATTTAGTAGGTCCTACTCATTCTTTAAGGGGTGTTATCACTCAACAAACTAATTTAGAAACAGGTGAAGTTGCGTATTATCTAGATGTATCTATTAATAGATTAGCAACAGGCGTGGTAGAGTGGAAAGGCAGAGAAATCATTAATAAGAAATTTTAAGGGGTAAAAATGTTAAAGAAAACACTTTTGAGTTTTATAGCTACATTATTAATGAGTCAAATAACATTTGCAAGTGAAAGTCCAATAAAAGTTTGTGAAGGTGAAAAAGGTAAGTTTGATAAATATATAGCTTGTATAAAAAATGAATTACAAAACAAAGATGAGATTTTATTTGTAGGGGCAAAAATTGTCTCTTTAGCACAAAATAAGAGTGGGGCAAATTTTTATAGTTATGTAGATACAGCTTTTCAAAAGGCTATGCTAGAAATTAAAAGCAAAGCAATAGCTGAGAATGGTTTAAGGCATATAAGTAGCGCTATTTTGGCTATAACTGATAAAACAGAAGATGCACAAAAGCTAAAAAGTGAGCTTGAAAATGAAGCGAAAGCTGAATTAAAAGCTATGAAAAGAGAACAAAGCTATGAAGAAATTGTGGATGGTGTTTTAAATAGAATAAAAACTATAATAGACCCCAATTTAGATATACAAGATTACTCACAAGCTCAAAAAGAACAAGCAAAAGCAATAGCAAAAAGTGCAATATTTTCAGATACATTTGCTTCTAATATAAGTCAAAGTGGTTCGGGTATAGCACAAGGTTTGGTAACTTATATGAGCGTAATTGATACAGATAAAGATGGTAATTCAAGACTTGGGGTGATTGCTTATGTATCTGATAGGTCAATTCAGCTTTATAATAGTCTTACTAAGGGTATTGAAATTCCAGAACCAGAAAATAAAGCAATTTGCAAAAAAGTAACAGATATTATAAAAGCTATGAGCGATGAAGAAAGATTAGGCAGGGTAGGAACAATGTTTTATTGGGATGAGAATTGTAGACCCGCATTATTATCATTTTCTTTAAAATCATACAAGCAAAAACCTGCTTTAAAATATCAATTACAAGAAACAAATACAGAAAAATCAGAAATGGTAGCTCAAGATAATTTAGCACAATTTTTAGGTTCTTATGTAGATTTACAAAAAAATTACACTGCCGAAATGAAAACTATTCAAAATGCTATGTTTACCGTAATTGAAGGCGCTATTAATGATGGAGTATATGAAGAAGGTAGTGTTGAAAATACTATATCAAGTTCTTTTTCTAAAATAGTAAAAACTCATAGTAA
This is a stretch of genomic DNA from Campylobacter sp. RM12651. It encodes these proteins:
- the rpoC gene encoding DNA-directed RNA polymerase subunit beta', with product MMMNKKYKKIQLNEEEKPSQFDAIGFKIASPEAIRSWSFGEVKKPETINYRTLKPERDGLFCAKIFGPIRDYECLCGKYKKMRFKGVKCEKCGVEVTTSKVRRTRMGHIELVTPVAHTWYSNAIPARISTLLDISTKDLSRVLYYEAYIVEAVGDAHTATYDDNKKVTKYSVISEEQFQALNERYEDTGFKARMGGEVIHDLLAELDLVDMVRELKEACELAPKSKKPAIIKKLKIVESFLASSQSGEGNRPEWMMITCLPVLPPDLRPLVSLDGGKFAVSDVNDLYRRVINRNSRLKRLIELDAPEIIIRNEKRMLQEAVDSLFDNARKQTGAAKGANKRTLKSLTEIIKGKQGRFRQNLLGKRVDFSGRSVIVVGPKLRMDQCGLPKQMALELFKPHLLAKLEEKGYATTVKQAHKMIGEKTNEVWECLEEVVKDHPVMLNRAPTLHKLSIQAFHPVLVEGKAIQLHPLVCAAFNADFDGDQMAVHVPLSQEAIAECKILMLSSMNILLPASGKAITVPSQDMVLGIYYLSLEKTDAKGANKICTGVDEVLMAMQTGSLDIHATIKSVVNGKSIKTTAGRLIIKSILPDFVPEELWNKVLKKKDIGALVDYVYKNGGLEISASFLDNLKNLGFEYATKAGISISIADIIVPDEKSDNIENAKAKVREIQNSFNQGLITASERYNKIIDIWKNTNNELSKNMINLMKNDKAGFNSIYMMADSGARGSTAQISQLAAMRGLMAKPDGSIIETPITSNFREGLNVLEYFISTHGARKGLADTALKTASAGHLTRKLIDVAQNVKITMNDCGTHEGIEVSEITADGVVVENLHDRIIGRVLADDVIDPISNEVLFNEGTLIDEVKAKSIVQSNIKSVTIRTPITCKAKKGICAKCYGISLAESKLVKTGEAVGIISAQSIGEPGTQLTLRTFHSGGTATTDMQDRQVEVKKEGFIRFYNVQTYKNNEGKQIIANRRNANILLVEPKIKAPFDGSISYINAHDDITIVVKSGKKEQKYILRKHDVAKINELAGVSGNLLGKLYLPYKEGDKVVENESIVEVIKEDYNIPRRIPYASELLIEDGAPVAQDIRANAVGKLNYYIQKSDGLEKIELKKGHIVNEKGLFVIISDGNDREAIRHYVPRKSKIEFGSNEIIKNANDLIVTDASNESHIIAQWDPYNNPIIAESDGVVSFVDIEPGFSVEEQTDELTGNSSLVVNEYLPASMKPAIVITKDDGSTIRYQLESKTVIYVNNNEKVKVAQILAKTPKAATKSKDITGGLPRVTELFEVRKVKNPATLAEIDGIVRLGQASRMRQVITIEGADGNLVEHTIDRHSQIQVRDGEMVHAGERLTDGTITSNDILRILGEKALHHYLISEIQQVYSGQGVAISDKHIEIIISQMLRQVTIIDSGDTKFIVGDVVSKRRFAEENEAVMKFGGSPAIAEPRLTGVTRASVSSDSIISAASFQETTKVLTEASVTGKVDYLEDLKENVVLGRMIPVGTGLYSRAKLQIHKND
- a CDS encoding penicillin-binding protein activator LpoB, producing the protein MKKYSILLAGLLFSACVSNQNSPANTNNTIGALDKCPNVTYANAKDLKYLGCELVKSKKGNREVVNLKLTSQTKSQKAYKVKITWEDTNGMTTDAFSERLTTDYLEVSNHDTKNLLYLAPTDDSVNYKVLITGISEIPKGALYDSKHSKIGSNDFSLTTDKLVKQMYYAKVRSDKFLNCGDYPCNLMVERIKNNTRQNFSPKIIKEELVNAINDYQLANYIDSVSGDGSTSNSYAIAKSLEGNEDFDQDKIVQSGHLVGPTHSLRGVITQQTNLETGEVAYYLDVSINRLATGVVEWKGREIINKKF